One region of Agrobacterium tumefaciens genomic DNA includes:
- the aqpZ gene encoding aquaporin Z, whose amino-acid sequence MSRKLLSEFLGTFWLVFGGCGSAVFAAAFPELGIGFLGVAFAFGLTVLTMAYTVGGISGGHFNPAVSVGLSVAGKFPASNLAPYIVAQVLGAIVAAGALYVILTGKAGADIGGFAANGYGEHSPGGYSLVSALLIEVILTAFFLIVILGSTHGRVPTGFAPIAIGLALTLIHLISIPVTNTSVNPARSTGQALFVGGWALQQLWLFWLAPILGGAIGAVVWKLFGEKD is encoded by the coding sequence ATGAGTCGCAAGCTTCTTTCGGAATTTCTTGGCACTTTCTGGCTCGTGTTCGGAGGTTGCGGCAGTGCGGTTTTTGCCGCTGCTTTCCCTGAACTCGGCATTGGCTTTCTTGGTGTCGCTTTCGCTTTCGGTCTGACGGTTTTGACCATGGCCTATACGGTCGGGGGTATTTCGGGCGGTCATTTTAATCCGGCCGTTTCCGTCGGTCTGTCCGTTGCTGGCAAATTTCCGGCATCGAACCTCGCTCCTTACATAGTGGCGCAGGTTCTGGGGGCGATTGTCGCGGCGGGGGCGCTTTATGTCATCCTTACCGGCAAAGCCGGTGCCGATATTGGCGGTTTTGCCGCAAATGGTTACGGGGAACATTCACCGGGTGGATATTCGCTCGTGTCGGCGCTGCTGATCGAAGTCATTTTGACGGCATTTTTCCTGATCGTCATTCTGGGATCGACGCATGGCAGGGTTCCCACTGGTTTTGCGCCGATCGCAATCGGCCTTGCTCTCACACTTATTCATCTGATCTCCATTCCGGTCACCAACACATCCGTCAATCCGGCCCGCTCGACGGGACAGGCGTTGTTTGTTGGTGGATGGGCGCTGCAACAGCTCTGGCTGTTCTGGCTCGCTCCGATCCTCGGCGGCGCAATCGGCGCCGTGGTCTGGAAACTTTTCGGCGAGAAAGACTAA